The following proteins are encoded in a genomic region of Montipora foliosa isolate CH-2021 chromosome 8, ASM3666993v2, whole genome shotgun sequence:
- the LOC137967294 gene encoding uncharacterized protein, with product MQNKFQYSKPLFTDLANVEQEESLPLKIFSIPTAKKEKIKQGNEEMEYNSNDVFSTDETPKEVKRNPLHSWTEGSWAFRRSDIEEEIPSLEVRQEAMKRIFQSLEHADGRSSRLDSLRTPEEKVPAISKFHKDQSDEYLGNLHEAVEKKLSENFLRLSSPNMSSGDVLDFCADVKPKTAPSGEQREAGKQYYFPELRNLIEDRIEEAKVETLTNRLERELLRRQHLCNEQALMLQMMMNRIHDLEKRQPKRATTASSNSLLRHSRVNDQGVCCCTSNYVVEKATQTPSDIHDAEGVFVMVARNSGAKAKKVQRKIAYGYPEKVTEEKKVSTFLDRKIVTQHIEFLPPIPDPFARKRPRDAKRPGWHTI from the coding sequence atgcaaaacaaattccAGTACTCGAAGCCCTTATtcacagatttggccaatgttGAGCAAGAAGAGTCACTTCCCTTAAAGATATTCTCTATTCCCACAGCTAAGAAAGAGAAAATCAAACAGGGAAACGAAGAAATGGAGTATAACAGCAATGATGTTTTTAGCACTGATGAAACACCAAAAGAGGTAAAAAGAAATCCATTGCATTCATGGACTGAAGGTAGCTGGGCTTTCCGTCGAAGTGACATTGAAGAGGAAATTCCATCACTTGAGGTACGTCAAGAAGCCATGAAACGTATTTTTCAATCACTCGAACATGCAGATGGTCGAAGCAGCCGCTTAGATTCTTTAAGAACCCCTGAAGAGAAGGTTCCTGCCATTAGCAAATTTCATaaagaccaaagcgatgaataTTTGGGCAATCTTCATGAGGCCGTCGAGAAGAAATTGTCTGAGAACTTTTTGCGACTTTCCAGTCCAAATATGTCTTCGGGGGACGTATTGGACTTTTGTGCTGACGTGAAACCTAAGACAGCTCCTTCTGGCGAACAACGCGAAGCTGGGAAGCAATACTATTTTCCTGAACTTCGAAATTTGATCGAAGACAGAATCGAAGAAGCAAAAGTGGAAACGTTAACAAATCGCTTGGAGCGAGAGTTGCTGCGCAGGCAACATCTCTGTAACGAGCAAGCGTTGATGCTGCAAATGATGATGAACCGAATCCATGACCTTGAGAAGCGTCAGCCCAAGAGAGCTACGACGGCTTCTTCTAATAGTTTGCTGAGACATTCTCGAGTGAATGATCAAGGTGTCTGCTGCTGCACCAGTAACTATGTCGTCGAAAAGGCCACACAGACACCAAGTGACATCCACGATGCGGAAGGAGTCTTCGTTATGGTGGCGCGAAATTCCGGAGCTAAAGCCAAAAAGGTGCAGCGAAAGATAGCTTACGGCTACCCTGAAAAAGTCACCGAGGAGAAAAAGGTCTCTACCTTTCTTGATAGAAAAATCGTCACACAGCACATCGAATTCTTACCCCCCATCCCCGATCCATTTGCCAGGAAGCGACCTCGAGATGCCAAAAGACCCGGATGGCATACCATCTAA